The sequence below is a genomic window from Planctomycetota bacterium.
GTAACCCTTCGCTTTGCTCAGGATAAGAGTCAGTAATTCGCTAAGCTCAAACTGACTCTAAGGAGTTTATATTTATGAAAGACACCAATGAGAATCCGGAATCGGGTGCGGTAAAAAGGGATATCCCCTGGTGGCTGCTGGGCGTGGTGGCGCTGGTGCTTTACGTGGCCAATCTGGTCGTGCTGGCCTATTTCACCATCTCGAGCCTGGATGCCAACCCGAATATGCTGATTGTTTTCCTGGTCGGCCTGGCCACCACGACACTCCTGACCGGCCTGGTTTGTTACGCCATGATATCCATGTATAAGGGCATCCAGTCCGCCAAGGGCGAGGTGGTCAAAAAGGGCGAGCAGACCACCGATGTTCAGACCTATCTCAAGATACTTTCCTCGCTCCTGAGGGTTTCCACCCTGCACAGCCAGCATATGGAGATATCAAAACTCCTGGCCAATATCGTAAAAATCGTCCGGGAGAGTTTGAATGCGGACCAGGTCTCGCTGATGCTGCTGGATGACAAGGACAGCCGTTTATACACCAAGGCGGTGGACGGTGAATACGGGCCGGAACTGGAGCATATCTGGAAATCGGCTTTGGAAACCAGCCAGGCCATTGCCGGCTGGGTGATTGGAAAGAGCGAGCCGCTCCTGCTTGATGAGCGGACCGATTTCGCGAAGTTCAAGGGGTATGTGGAAAAACTGGCCCCGATTTCATCGGCCATGTCCATTCCGCTGCACTTCGGCACCAAGATAACCGGCGTGATAAATATCAACCGCCTGAAGCCGAGCAATAAGAATAATTTCGACCAGCAGGATTTAATGCTCCTGTCCATCTTCGGAGAGGACATTGCCATGACCATAGAAAACGCCACCCTGACCCGGGAATTGAAGAAGGCCAAGACCTTCTCCGATTTGGGGCTCAAGGAAGACAACCAGATTACGGTCACCCCGGTGCCGCGGATGAGCGATACCAGAACGATGGCCGCCCTGCGCCAGTCGTCCCAGAATATCGCCACCCAGAAGATAAAGGATAATGTCATGGCTATCTCGGTCAAGGGGACCATGGATTACCTTATCGGCGAGGAATTGGAAAAGACCATCCAGGGTTTTATTGACCGCGGCGTCTACAAATTCGTGGTGGATTTGGCCGATGTGGACCGCATCAGTAGCGAAGGCATCGGCATCTTCACCAGTTTTATCAGCACCATCCAGAAAAAGCAGGGCAGTATGGTATTAATCCAGCCAAATCATCAGGTCAAGACGGCCCTGAATCTTTTCGGCCTGCAGGAATTCTTCCCCATCGCGGATGATTTGTCATCCGGGCTCAAGGCGCTGGGGAGCAGATAAAGCTATGGCCAAGGCAAGTCATTATTTATCACTATATTATTTGCTTGTTACCATTCATTTTGTAATATAAATCACAAATTTGGTATTCTAATGTGATTTATGCTGATAAATGTCAAGGCCATAACCGGCGCCCGTAAGAACGATGTCAAATCCGCTCCTGATGGCCTCAAGGTCTATGTCACCGCTCCGGCCGTGGATGGTAAGGCCAATCAGGCAATTATCAAACTATTAGCCGAGTATTTCCATGCAAGAAAATCCACTATTAATATTACAAAGGGTGAGAAATCCAGCCGAAAGATAATTGAGATTTTAACATAGAAAGAGAGGATGTTGTTATGGGGATTAAAAACACCAGGGATGTTTACTTCGTATCCGGCGGCATCAGCAAATTCGCCAAGGCCAGGCCTGACGTGACCTTCCAGCCGATGGTCAAGGAAGCGTATGATTACGCGCTAAAGGACATCGGCATGGAAAACAAGCAGGCCCAGGAGGTCTTTGACGGCAGCGTGGCTTCATATTTCTCAGACCATTTCACGCGCCAGTTGATGGCCGGTATTATGATTCAGGATTATCTGGGGCTTTGTCCTCTGCCCAGCCACCGGGCTGAAGGCGGCGGCGCCACCGGCGGCATCTGTTTCCAGGAGGCATACAAAAATATCGCCTCGGGCGTGATGGATGTTTGTGTGGCTTACGGGTTTGAAACCATGTCGCATGTCAATACCTGGAAGGGCAATGAATTCATCGCCCTGGCCTCGGATGTCAGTTTTGATTATCCGGTGGGCGGATTTTATTCCGGCTATTACGCCATGATGGTGGTGCGTCATATGAAGGAATTCGGCACTACCGTGGAACAGCTGGCCAGCGTCTCGGTTAAGAATCATAATAACGCATTCCATAATAAATACGCCCAGAAACGCCGCAAGCTGACCATCAAGGATGTCCGCAATTCAGGTATGGTGGCCTGGCCCCTGACATTACTGGATATCTGTGTGATGAGCGACGGCGCGGCCTGCGGAATCCTGGCCAGCGAAGAAGGCGTGGAGCGAATCAGGAAAGCCACCGGCAAGACCCCGAAGATGGTTAAGGTCACCGGCATCGGCCGGGGCACTGACGCCATGCGTATGGCGGACCGGCCTCACAAGGAAGTGATTCTCCTGCCGCATGAAAAGGCGTCTGATTATAAAGGCCTCAAATATCCCGGTATCCATTCATTCCGGGCCGGCCGGACCGCTTCCAAACTGGCTTACGAACACGCTGGCATTACCAATCCGTTAAAGGAAATAGATTTTGTGGAACTGCACGACGCCTATACCTCATCAGAAATCCAGACCTACGAGGATATGGGCCTGTGTAAATACGGCGAAGGCGGCAAGTTCGTGGAATCCGGCGCGCCGTTCCTGCCTAACCTGGATTACGGTTTGGGCAAGATGCCCCGGCAGGGCGAGATACCGGTTAATCCGTCCGGCGGCCTGATTGCTTGCGGACACCCGGTCGGCGCTACCGGCCTGATGCAGGCCGTTTTTGCTCTCTGGCAACTCCAGGGTTCAATGAAGAAACACCTGGGCGACGATACCATCCAGGTCAAGGATGCTAAGCGCGGCGCGATTCACAGCCACGCCGGTACCGGCACCTATGTAACTGTTTCGATATTGGAAAAAGCGTAAGAAAGAAGTCAGAAATAG
It includes:
- a CDS encoding thiolase domain-containing protein (Catalyzes the synthesis of acetoacetyl coenzyme A from two molecules of acetyl coenzyme A. It can also act as a thiolase, catalyzing the reverse reaction and generating two-carbon units from the four-carbon product of fatty acid oxidation), producing the protein MGIKNTRDVYFVSGGISKFAKARPDVTFQPMVKEAYDYALKDIGMENKQAQEVFDGSVASYFSDHFTRQLMAGIMIQDYLGLCPLPSHRAEGGGATGGICFQEAYKNIASGVMDVCVAYGFETMSHVNTWKGNEFIALASDVSFDYPVGGFYSGYYAMMVVRHMKEFGTTVEQLASVSVKNHNNAFHNKYAQKRRKLTIKDVRNSGMVAWPLTLLDICVMSDGAACGILASEEGVERIRKATGKTPKMVKVTGIGRGTDAMRMADRPHKEVILLPHEKASDYKGLKYPGIHSFRAGRTASKLAYEHAGITNPLKEIDFVELHDAYTSSEIQTYEDMGLCKYGEGGKFVESGAPFLPNLDYGLGKMPRQGEIPVNPSGGLIACGHPVGATGLMQAVFALWQLQGSMKKHLGDDTIQVKDAKRGAIHSHAGTGTYVTVSILEKA
- a CDS encoding DUF167 domain-containing protein, giving the protein MLINVKAITGARKNDVKSAPDGLKVYVTAPAVDGKANQAIIKLLAEYFHARKSTINITKGEKSSRKIIEILT
- a CDS encoding GAF domain-containing protein, whose amino-acid sequence is MKDTNENPESGAVKRDIPWWLLGVVALVLYVANLVVLAYFTISSLDANPNMLIVFLVGLATTTLLTGLVCYAMISMYKGIQSAKGEVVKKGEQTTDVQTYLKILSSLLRVSTLHSQHMEISKLLANIVKIVRESLNADQVSLMLLDDKDSRLYTKAVDGEYGPELEHIWKSALETSQAIAGWVIGKSEPLLLDERTDFAKFKGYVEKLAPISSAMSIPLHFGTKITGVININRLKPSNKNNFDQQDLMLLSIFGEDIAMTIENATLTRELKKAKTFSDLGLKEDNQITVTPVPRMSDTRTMAALRQSSQNIATQKIKDNVMAISVKGTMDYLIGEELEKTIQGFIDRGVYKFVVDLADVDRISSEGIGIFTSFISTIQKKQGSMVLIQPNHQVKTALNLFGLQEFFPIADDLSSGLKALGSR